CATTTTTGATGGGCTCCTCTGACCAAGAGCTGAGTGACCTTGTTTGCAGCATGTGGGGATAGGTGCAAGCACTCCCAGCACATTCCAAATATGAGTtgataaaaaaatgaattacgTTAGATGGTATTGGGTAGTTTGATATCTGTTAGGAGGAGCTGGTATAAAGTACTTTGTCTTACTGTcagtcattttaaaataaaccaaTGACATGATGTGTTTTGAAGCACAGGTCGGTGGCTTTAAGAGGGGACTATACTTTCTCCAGGcaccaaaagaaaaacaccagCTGTGTGGTTTAGAAATGctctctgaagaaaaaaaaatatatcataatAATCTACATATTCTGTATTTTACCAAATAGCTGCATGTTTTCACAGatttttaatatttacaatGTGTTGACAATGTCACacaacatatatatttttttaaagtcgaGGTGCTATGGCGTCATCACCAAGAGACCCATAAAGATGTGGAAGCTTCAGTTCTACTGCTAGCACGTTGAACAAACCAGCAGGTATGAAATGCACCCTCCGGGAATCAATTGGGCTGCACCGTGTGAATGAATTGTACGaacatgtgtgtatttgttcgCAAAGTAATATGTAATGTTATTGTACTGAAGCCGTGTTTTTGGAGTAAGCTATCTTGCTTCTAgccaagaagctaacgttagcaaggCTAGCCTCACATTAGTTACCTAGCGTGAGCTTGTTAGCTCACGAAGTTGTCGTTAACAGTTTCACAGTGTCAGTTTATAGAAAGCATAACGTCACAGTTTGgtcaaatattaaataaaagatgtaacTCTATTTGCAAAACCGACCTAAATCTCTAGCAATATGTTATTATAGGCACATAGTTACTCAACACTGttaaaaataactaaaagaaTCTTattaagttactagctagctatacGAACGTAACGTTTGATgcgtagctagctagcaaaatAACGTTTTGTCCGTCTAACGGCTGTTAAACAGAAAAGGTGAAGTCAGATCTGCAAACAccgcaagtaaaaaaaaaaaaaaaaaaaaagttttaaaagctTAAAgaattatttcattttgaagtCAACTTGGAGGGAAAGTCTTTTTTAAGTGCACGGAGTAAAGGAAATCTGAACATCTCCATTTCCATGACAACTGGGAAAGAGTGATCTGATCAGAAGCTCCAgaacagttagctagctagctactgaatGGATCTTATGGTGCGATTGCTCTGTCAACTGCTGTTTCCAATGTCAAGGATAAACTGTTGCTGTATTTCTTTGAGTTTGTACATAGGTGTACACTGTAGGATGTGACATAGACCTACCTCAATCTGTTCTTTTTTGCAGGTTTACAATATGGACTTGCTATATGGTCCATTGAGCCTGGGTGTAGTAGCAGGACTGGGCTGTGGGCTCTTGGTCGGTTGGCACCTTCGGGCTCGCTTGAGCCCGACCTCCAAAAGCCTGATGGCAGCGATGGGGAACGGCACTGGTGAAGCAAGCGTGATGGGCGAAGGGGGCGAGTTCAAGATGATACTAGTGGTCCGAAATGACCTGAAGATGGGTAAAGGGAAGGTGGCTGCCCAGTGCTCCCATGCTGCTGTAGCAGCTTACAAACAGGTTCAACGCAGGAACCCCGAGCTTCTCAAACAGTGGGAGTACTGCGGCCAGCCCAAGGTGGTGGTGAAGGCCCCTGATGAGGACACCCTGATTGATCTGCTGGGCCATGCCAAAGAAGTGGGGCTTCCGGTCAGCCTGATTCAGGATGCAGGAAGGACACAAATTGCGCCCGGATCCCGCACTGTGCTGGGTATCGGTCCAGGCCCAGCTGATCTGATCGATAAAGTCACTGGAGATTTGAAGCTCTACTAGAGTCCCGGCTTGCATCTGTCTGACTTGCAATGTCTTTGTTGTTAGAACTATTTGCAATATAAACTAAGTTGGGCTACCATgagtttatatttttataaaacaacaATTGACTTAATTATATAAGTTAACTACTTTTTTGGTGCAGTTTTGGACATGTATGCCTATCACATTTGTTGACTCTTGAAAATCAGTAAAAACCGCTTCTGTGACTGAGGCAAAAACACCACAAACACTGTTCATATTCCATGTTCTGTTCAGTCCGACTCAGGCCTGTCTGAAGACATGATGCTCAGAGGAAACAtaattattcattattattgttaatcTCATTAGAAACCCAGGACAATAAAAATTACTTTTTCAATAAGACTTTTTTTCCTTGTCATAGCAGGATTAGCACAGGTGTTAACTGATAACACTAAAGGGAAACGCGTTGCCTTTGACAGGTAGTTCCAGCCGCAAGTGCAGACCAGAttttactgtgcatgtgtggtgTCCCACTAATGACTGTGAtttctccttttattttttttttagcctccTTTTATATTGACAGAGAGGTCTCTTCCACAGAGCCCTCCATGTTTCTACAGTAGGCCACTGTAGGTTCTCTACACGCTTGGAAGGGAAGGGTATTCAGTTTGTTGCAATCTGCAACCTCACCACTAGATGCCACTAAATCCTACACGCTGCTCCTTGAGGATCCTAGTAAGCAATTACAGTGAGCTAGTGCCTTAGAATGAGATATTGATTACACCTGTATTTTTCCTGCTGTGAATGAATATGGTCCCAAAATGTTCTCTAAATACAAATCAAGACAGATCCTAATCTTACAAAATTACATCTGGAATCAGATCAGTCATTTTCATTGTAAAGTGTTTATTACTTTAGAATACCATAGACGTCACTATGAACAATATGATCAAGAACAGCGGGACGCTACTGATTTTAACGTGACAGTAGAGCTGGTTACATTGTTCTCATATCAATATTTGTAGTTTGACTGGGTGGCAATTGTATTTTGTAATAAAATTAAGTATTTTAAAGGGTCTGtactcaaaacaaaaaaaggggtCTTAGTTTCCCAACTTCTCCGCTGTgtcggacagacacacacacagaataggAAGTGtcacttcattctctgctcaggacccCATTACTCCCATATAtttttacatagcaaatatttgtttactgCTAGATTAATGTTGTGAATATCAAGTACAGCTTTAAATATTTTTCCTGGTCTTAAATACATTACAGTTCCAGAATAATGAATGCCTTCATAAAATACATCATATCCAAGTTGTCTTATTGTGTGCAACtaaataatctaatctaataatgatTTATTCACAAACTTCTAGCTGTTTTAATGTAATATGACTGGCAGTAACTCCCATCAGATCTGCTTTACTTCTAGCACCCTCTATTGTACCACTAGATGGTGCTAGTGATACAGCCTTGTGCATTAAGTGAGGAACAGTGAACAATCAAACACCAGAATATGGCATTACAAACATCGGCACACCGCTGAATCAAGAGCTCTCTGAAATCCACTGAGAGCTAAGCTTCAGTGCAGAAAGTACACTACTGAATTGTTAATAACAAGGCGGTTTTAAGGTCATGTTACATTAGCTCCAATCTGAGATTTCTGTCTGACACTGACATCAACTAAAGCCTGAACGAATTCAGAAACAAGTTTCCTGTTGCTGTGACATTCCCCCCCAGGTCAGAGTTCACCTTCACCGGGAAAATACGCAGAGTCAGCCAATGTAAACGCTGATACACAGAATTTGGATAATGGAGAAGTCATTATTCTAGGAATGTGTGTAACCACATTGTTTTGTGCAATATTCATTACTATTTCATGCACTTTATAGCCTATGGTTGCTCTTCCCAGTACTTGATTGACCATTTCTATCAGAACCCTAATATCACTTGCTTTTTGGGGCTAAATGTGTGTTCTCCTACACATGACAGTACATGTAAGACACAATCAGACCGTTCTTGACAAAcaagaagcctttatttttaagtgGAAAACAAAACCGCTGTTTCATTCATTATGATCATGATAATGCACAATCAAGTATCTTAAGTGCACAATTTAAATCTAAAGGTAATTTAGATAAGAATATAAGTTCAAACGAGTTAATGATTGGTTTCCTGTATACACGCAAGCCTTTGATAAAAACTTCAAATACCACAAGTCCTGTGATATTGTTTCTGAACTGGAAGAGCGGGGGTCAACTGAAAAGTTAA
This genomic interval from Perca flavescens isolate YP-PL-M2 chromosome 13, PFLA_1.0, whole genome shotgun sequence contains the following:
- the ptrh2 gene encoding peptidyl-tRNA hydrolase 2, mitochondrial, producing MDLLYGPLSLGVVAGLGCGLLVGWHLRARLSPTSKSLMAAMGNGTGEASVMGEGGEFKMILVVRNDLKMGKGKVAAQCSHAAVAAYKQVQRRNPELLKQWEYCGQPKVVVKAPDEDTLIDLLGHAKEVGLPVSLIQDAGRTQIAPGSRTVLGIGPGPADLIDKVTGDLKLY